A region of the candidate division KSB1 bacterium genome:
GTTTTAATTTAAGGGACATTTTACTTTTTATTTTGGAGCGTAAAACTTTAGCTTTGCTTAAACCGCTATCAAAATATTTACCAGTCATGTGAGGCAATGCTTGAACATTAAATTCATGGTTTGGAAGTCGCTAATTTTACCGCCGTATTCCCAGTCTATCCAGCTTTTTTTGCAAACCGAGGCGGCTAATCCCTAACTGGCGTGCGACTTCACTCTTGTTCCAATGGTACTTTTCAAGGGCTTCCTGAATCAGGTGGCTTTCTAATTGATCGACAGCGCCTCGCAAGGTATCGGCATGAAGTGCATTCGGCAATTCAATATTGGGAGACTTTTCATATATTTTTGGTGACAAATCTTCCCGTTGAATCACAGCGCCTTCACCAGAAAGTGTAATTGCACGCTCAACTTCATTCTCCAATTCGCGAACATTTCCGGGCCAACCATATTCAGTTAAAAGTCTCAAAGCTCCTTTGGAAAACCCTTTGATTTTGGTACCAAGTTTCTCTTCAAACTTTTTGACGAAATGATTCAACAGAAGCGGAATATCGTCCCGACGATTTCTCAATGGAGGAATATGTAACTCCAAAACACTCAACCGAAAAAATAAGTCCTCTCTGAAATTCCCCTCACGCATTTCATGTTCGAGATTTTTATTGGTCGCAACAACAACTCTAACATCTACAGAAATTTCTTTATTTCCACCAACACGCCGGAAGCTGCGTTCCTGCAAGGCTCGGAGAATTTTTGCTTGCGAACTCAAGGGCATGTCGCCAATTTCATCAATAAAAAGGGTACCGCCATCTGCCTGTTCAAAATAGCCGATATGCTTTTTGACACCGGTCGCCACACCAGACTCGATTCCGAAAAGCTCAGACTCAACAAGGTTTTCGGGAATAGCTGTGCAGTTTACCGCCACGAAAGAATTATCTTTCCGCGGGCTCTGGTAATGAATTGTTTTTGCGAGCAATTCTTTTCCGGTTCCGGTTTCCCCGTAAATCAAAACATTGGTCGGGCTTTTTGCTACATTCCTCGCCTGCTGAAGGGTTTTCCGGATGCTCTCACTCTGGCCGATGATTCGACCGCCTTCGTATTCACGCAACACCTCTTCGCGCAAAGCGATATTCTCAAGCTGCAATCTTTCCTGAGCGTCTTTGAGATCTTCGTACAATTGCAGGTTTTCGAGTGCCGTGGTGGAGTGACTGGCAACCGCCTCTAATAATTCGCTATCTGTTTCAGAATACATGTCCCCA
Encoded here:
- a CDS encoding sigma-54-dependent Fis family transcriptional regulator, translating into MNKSQANSIDLERQVFHLQTLYEIAHSLNNCRTRTQIYKEILSILMGTLGVEYGVSLDFSKEWNVVAERGFEKKISPGLEKTLLKSAFDSKSSVMKKKLILDFISKQKNGELSGEHSFWLEFSGRDKVVGGLFLGGKLSGDMYSETDSELLEAVASHSTTALENLQLYEDLKDAQERLQLENIALREEVLREYEGGRIIGQSESIRKTLQQARNVAKSPTNVLIYGETGTGKELLAKTIHYQSPRKDNSFVAVNCTAIPENLVESELFGIESGVATGVKKHIGYFEQADGGTLFIDEIGDMPLSSQAKILRALQERSFRRVGGNKEISVDVRVVVATNKNLEHEMREGNFREDLFFRLSVLELHIPPLRNRRDDIPLLLNHFVKKFEEKLGTKIKGFSKGALRLLTEYGWPGNVRELENEVERAITLSGEGAVIQREDLSPKIYEKSPNIELPNALHADTLRGAVDQLESHLIQEALEKYHWNKSEVARQLGISRLGLQKKLDRLGIRR